Proteins from one Ricinus communis isolate WT05 ecotype wild-type chromosome 9, ASM1957865v1, whole genome shotgun sequence genomic window:
- the LOC8288371 gene encoding protein HEADING DATE 3A, with protein sequence MPRVRDPLVVGGVIGDILDPFTKSISLSITYSNKDVNNGYELKPSQVVNQPRVDIGGDDLRTFYTLVMVDPDAPSPSDPNLREYLHWLVIDIPGTTGATFGQEIVCYESPNPLLGIHRFAFILFRQLGRQTVYAPGWRQNFNTRDFAELYNLLPVAALYFNCQRENRCGGRRS encoded by the exons ATGCCAAGGGTTAGGGATCCTCTTGTTGTTGGGGGTGTGATAGGAGACATATTGGACCCCTTCACTAAATCTATCTCTCTCAGTATTACTTACAGTAACAAAGATGTTAACAATGGATATGAACTAAAACCATCTCAAGTTGTCAACCAACCAAGGGTTGATATTGGTGGGGATGATTTGAGGACCTTCTATACTTTG GTTATGGTGGACCCTGATGCACCTAGCCCAAGTGATCCAAACCTGAGAGAATACTTGCACTG GTTGGTGATCGATATTCCAGGAACCACAGGGGCAACTTTTG GGCAAGAGATTGTGTGCTATGAAAGTCCGAATCCATTGCTAGGAATTCATCGTTTtgcatttatattatttcggCAACTGGGGAGGCAAACTGTGTATGCACCTGGCTGGCGTCAAAACTTCAACACTAGAGACTTTGCTGAGCTCTACAATCTTTTACCAGTTGCTGCTCTCTATTTCAATTGCCAGAGGGAGAATCGTTGTGGTGGAAGGAGGTCTTAA
- the LOC8288352 gene encoding choline transporter protein 1 — MRGPLGAVIGRYPSSDGSTQIDGIIRRNRKCRDVAFLVIFIAFWVAMIVNSSFGFNQGNPLRLTYGLDYKGNVCGDKHAHPDLDQLELMYWLNPNQVYLSGLKNTQFKLANARSVCLLDCPIPSEDALNWVCDYPEGDIRLSMDDWIDRNYDYFEFLTPEMRNTSLKLQGPCYPVIFPSVNVFWRCQFIAHASNVSLRHWQQMGGVNINEDIIIDKSIHKSINARSSVLKRYMADIGKSWPVLIVCGGLLPLFLSVIWLLMIRHFVVAMPWITVAVFDILIISVTMFYYLKAGWIGNDAISPIIGHHDPYYHISGRELNHLRAFTVLMTFIMVVAILTSIAIVRRILMATSVLKVAAKVIGEVQALIIFPVIPYALLAIFYMFWFSAAFHLFSSGQIVQNDCNSNCCAYDLGAKRVNCDRCCGFSIRYTPHIAVAIFFHLFGGYWATQFFIACSATVIAGSVASYYWARGEASPEIPFLPVFSSMKWLMRYSLGSVALGSLIVSFVESIRFMLESIRRKLKVASTTPDSWIGKMVHHTSRFCLRCVDCTIKSVNRNAYIMIAITGKSFCRASSIATELIISNILRIGRVNVIGDVILFLGKLCVSLSSAVFAFLMLDTHKYRSSHNKITSPLFPVLVCWVLGYIVATLFFAVVEMSIDTIILSFCQDSEEHQGTAQYAPPLLIETLNDQNEMQRLTQ; from the exons ATGAGGGGACCTTTAGGGGCAGTGATTGGGAGGTACCCATCAAGTGATGGGAGTACTCAAATTGATGGAATTATTAGACGCAATAGGAAATGTAGAGATGTTGCTTTTCTTGTTATCTTTATTGCATTTTGGGTTGCTATGATTGTTAATTCCAGCTTTGGATTTAACCAAGGAAACCCTTTAAG GCTTACGTATGGGCTGGATTATAAAGGAAATGTATGTGGTGATAAACATGCACATCCAGATCTTGATCAATTGGAGCTAATGTATTGGTTAAATCCAAACCAGGTCTACCTTAGTGGTTTGAAGAACACCCAATTCAAGTTGGCCAATGCTAGGAGTGTATGTTTATTAGATTGCCCCATTCCGTCTGAAGATGCACTAAACTGGGTATGTGATTATCCAGAGGGAGATATCCGTCTGTCAATGGATGACTGGATTGATAGGAATTATGATTATTTTGAGTTCCTTACTCCAGAAATGAGGAACACGTCCCTCAAACTCCAGGGTCCTTGTTACCCTGTAATTTTTCCTAGTGTTAATG TTTTTTGGAGATGCCAATTCATTGCACATGCATCAAATGTTTCACTGCGGCATTGGCAACAAATGGGTGGAGTGAATATTAACGAGGACATTATAATAGACAAATCCATACACAAGTCCATTAATGCCCGTTCATCTGTATTGAAG AGATACATGGCTGATATAGGAAAGTCGTGGCCTGTGTTAATCGTTTGTGGGGGACTGTTGCCACTGTTTCTGTCTGTGATTTGGCTCCTAATGATTCGGCATTTTGTTGTTGCAATGCCTTGGATAACGGTTGCTGTATTTGACATTCTCATAATATCAGTAACAATGTTTTACTACTTGAAAG ctGGATGGATTGGGAACGATGCCATCTCTCCTATCATCGGTCATCATGATCCATACTACCACATATCTGGACGG GAACTAAATCATCTTCGTGCTTTTACTGTTCTAATGACATTTATAATGGTTGTTGCCATCCTTACTTCAATTGCTATCGTGCGCCGCATTCTTATGGCAACATCTGTCCTCAAG GTTGCTGCAAAGGTCATAGGAGAAGTTCAAGCCCTCATAATTTTTCCAGTTATACCATATGCTCTCCTTGCAATCTTTTATATGTTCTGGTTTTCAGCTGCTTTTCATCTGTTTAGTTCTGGCCAAATTGTCCAAAATGACTGCAATTCCAACTGCTGTGCATATGATCTTGGAGCAAAACGGGTTAATTGTGATCGTTGCTGTGGTTTTAGTATACGTTATACTCCTCATATAGCAGTTGCCATCTTTTTCCACCTGTTTGGAGGTTATTGGGCTACACAATTTTTTATCGCATGCTCGGCAACTGTGATTGCGGGCTCTGTTGCCTCCTATTACTGGGCTCGTGGTGAGGCCTCG CCAGAAATTCCCTTTCTTCCAGTTTTCTCCTCTATGAAGTGGCTTATGCGATACAGCCTGGGGTCTGTTGCTCTTGGTTCCCTTATCGTGTCATTTGTGGAATCAATTCGCTTTATGCTTGAATCAATCCGTCGCAAACTGAAAGTTGCAAGTACTACACCTGACAGTTGGATTGGGAAGATGGTGCATCATACCTCTCGGTTTTGTCTGAGATGTGTTGACTGTACTATAAAATCTGTGAATCGCAATGCTTATATAATG ATAGCTATAACTGGTAAAAGCTTCTGCAGAGCATCTTCAATTGCAACTGAATTGATCATCAGCAACATCCTTAGAATAGGGAGGGTGAATGTTATTGGAGATGTTATTCTATTCCTTGGAAAATTATGTGTCAGTCTATCAAGTGCTGTTTTTGCATTCCTCATGTTGGATACCCACAAATATAGATCTTCTCATAACAAGATAACCTCTCCACTGTTCCCTGTTTTG GTTTGCTGGGTTCTAGGTTATATAGTTGCAACTCTGTTCTTTGCAGTGGTGGAGATGTCAATTGATACTATCATTCTTTCATTCTGTCAGGATTCGGAGGAGCACCAAGGGACAGCCCAGTATGCTCCTCCACTTCTCATTGAGACGCTCAATGATCAAAATGAGATGCAGAGACTTACTCAATGA